From Dasypus novemcinctus isolate mDasNov1 chromosome 8, mDasNov1.1.hap2, whole genome shotgun sequence, the proteins below share one genomic window:
- the LOC139439495 gene encoding uncharacterized protein, with protein sequence MFLFQLRRGAGGTVPGGGPQAAPSAPEEPQLSAPPLCTRRTLRPAGRNAPAHRSKSTMPTRHLRAPSPPPGGENPRKNSLGPCTPLLRSRPNFFLPREREEKNPFLQGNLESVGAVLLPGRVPERGRLVRLTVARAFLPPLLSTPLRNCPEAEGLFSPLGDRGSRSALGLGALQVPLGQSRGRPQPPATRDRPWSVRASAAVRLPYGAFGGKEEVRRIGRSARSFRAPGGRRCPGGGEKGDSEEDSALSSSSELKTVPGSIQGILPGCKREEGETSVLFQNESGLNKQRRAWELEDRLSGT encoded by the exons ATGTTCCTCTTCCAGCTCCGGCGCGGGGCGGGAGGGACGGTTCCGGGCGGGGGGCCGCAGGCGGCTCCCTCAGCCCCCGAGGAACCCCAGCTCTCGGCGCCGCCTCTTTGTACCCGCAGAACCCTCCGGCCGGCGGGCCGCAATGCGCCTGCGCACCGCTCCAAATCAACAATGCCCACGAGGCACCTTCGCGCACCTTCCCCGCCTCCCGGGGGCGAGAACCCGCGGAAGAACTCCCTCGGCCCTTGCACGCCCCTTCTACGATCGCGCCCTAACTTTTTTCTCccaagggagagagaggaaaaaaatccttTCCTCCAGGGGAACTTGGAGTCAGTCGGTGCTGTTCTTCTGCCTGGGAGGGTACCCGAACGCGGGAGGCTCGTACGGTTAACAGTCGCCCGTGCCTTTTTACCGCCCCTACTTTCCACTCCGCTAAGAAATTGCCCCGAGGCTGAGGGTTTGTTTTCGCCCCTTGGTGACAGAGGATCTCGGAGCGCGCTGGGCTTGGGCGCCCTGCAGGTGCCTCTGGGACAGTCACGGGGTCGGCCGCAGCCTCCCGCTACCCGGGACCGACCTTGGAGCGTCCGTGCGTCCGCCGCGGTTCGGCTGCCGTACGGAGCCTTCGGTGGAAAGGAGGAGGTGCGAAGAATCGGCCGCTCGGCACGGTCCTTCCGGGCCCCGGGAGGGCGCAGGTGTCCCGGCGGGGGCGAGAAGGGGGACTCTGAAGAAGACTCCGCCTTAAGTTCCTCCTCGGAACTTAAGACTGTGCCAGGCTCGATTCAGGGCATTCTCCCTGGGTGCAAGAGAGAGGAGGGCGAGACTTCAGTTTTGTTCCAAAATGAATCTGGTTTGAATAAACAGAGAAGAGCTTGGGAGCTGGAGGATCGACTTTCTGGAA caTGA